Proteins encoded together in one Hymenobacter monticola window:
- the pseB gene encoding UDP-N-acetylglucosamine 4,6-dehydratase (inverting) translates to MALDLNHKSILVTGGTGSFGKQFVRTVFEQFPQVKRLVVFSRDELKQYEMSQEFSPAKYPAIRYFIGDVRDPQRLHRACEGIDIVIHAAALKQVPAAEYNPMECIKTNIFGAENVINAALDCGVKDVVALSTDKAAAPINLYGATKLCSDKLFVAANNMKGARDLRFSVVRYGNVIGSRGSVVPFFLQERHKGVLPITHPDMTRFNISLEEGVDLVLYALEHAWGGEIFVPKIPSYKITEVARAIGPECEQRIVGIRPGEKLHEAMITETDALSTVELDRYYVILPAMPTWDVEKFIKEFNGQRVPLGFYYDSANNEEWLDAEQIREEIRLHVDADFAV, encoded by the coding sequence ATGGCTCTCGACCTCAACCACAAATCCATCCTCGTCACGGGCGGCACCGGCTCGTTCGGCAAGCAATTCGTGCGCACCGTTTTCGAACAATTTCCGCAGGTGAAACGCCTCGTGGTGTTCTCGCGCGACGAGCTGAAGCAGTACGAAATGAGCCAGGAATTTAGCCCGGCCAAGTACCCGGCCATCCGCTACTTCATCGGCGACGTGCGCGACCCGCAGCGCCTGCACCGCGCCTGCGAGGGCATCGACATTGTGATTCACGCCGCCGCCCTCAAGCAGGTGCCCGCTGCCGAGTACAACCCGATGGAGTGCATCAAAACCAACATCTTCGGGGCCGAAAACGTCATCAACGCCGCCCTCGATTGCGGCGTGAAGGACGTGGTGGCCCTGAGCACCGACAAGGCCGCCGCGCCCATCAACCTCTACGGCGCCACCAAGCTGTGCTCGGATAAGCTCTTCGTGGCGGCCAACAACATGAAGGGTGCCCGCGACCTGCGTTTCTCGGTGGTGCGCTACGGCAACGTCATTGGCTCGCGCGGCTCGGTGGTGCCGTTCTTCCTGCAGGAGCGCCACAAGGGCGTGCTGCCCATCACGCACCCCGATATGACGCGCTTCAACATCTCGCTCGAAGAAGGCGTGGACCTGGTGCTCTATGCGCTGGAGCACGCCTGGGGCGGCGAGATTTTCGTGCCGAAAATTCCCTCCTACAAAATCACGGAAGTAGCCCGCGCCATCGGCCCCGAGTGCGAGCAGCGCATCGTGGGCATCCGCCCCGGCGAGAAGCTGCACGAGGCCATGATAACCGAAACCGACGCCCTGAGCACTGTGGAGCTGGACCGCTACTACGTTATCCTGCCCGCGATGCCGACCTGGGATGTAGAAAAATTCATCAAGGAATTCAACGGGCAGCGCGTGCCGCTGGGCTTCTACTACGACTCGGCCAACAACGAGGAATGGCTGGATGCGGAGCAGATTCGCGAGGAAATCCGCCTGCACGTGGACGCGGACTTTGCGGTGTAG
- the pseC gene encoding UDP-4-amino-4,6-dideoxy-N-acetyl-beta-L-altrosamine transaminase — translation MPDRPLPYGRQHITDADVAAVTAALHADYLTQGPTVAEFERQFAEYVGARYAVAVSNGTAALHLCALALNVQPGQRIITTPLTFSASANCVRYCGGEVHFADIDPQTGLVDLGLVRQMLEAHPKGYFTGLIPVDFAGLAVNLEEARKLADEFGLWIIEDACHAPGGFFVDSAGREQRCGNGHFADLAIFSFHPVKHIATGEGGMITTNSEALFHHLLRLRTHGITRDPADLVREPDGGWYMEMQELGYNYRLPDFNCALGLSQLARADEGLARRRQLAARYDAAFAALPGVTVLAPGRPGHAYHLYVIQVAQRRELYDFLKTKQIFAQVHYIPVHRMPYYEGLGWRAGDFPLVENYYAHCLSIPMFPTLTDAEQDYVVACIREFVEAPHAR, via the coding sequence GTGCCTGACCGCCCCCTTCCCTACGGCCGCCAGCACATCACCGACGCCGACGTGGCCGCTGTGACGGCCGCCCTGCACGCCGACTACCTCACCCAGGGCCCCACCGTGGCCGAGTTTGAGCGGCAGTTTGCCGAGTACGTTGGGGCCAGGTACGCCGTGGCCGTAAGCAACGGCACCGCTGCATTGCACCTCTGCGCCCTGGCCCTGAACGTGCAGCCCGGCCAGCGCATCATTACTACGCCCCTCACCTTTTCGGCCTCGGCCAACTGCGTGCGCTACTGCGGCGGCGAGGTGCACTTTGCCGACATCGACCCACAAACCGGATTGGTGGATTTAGGATTGGTGCGCCAGATGCTCGAAGCGCACCCAAAAGGCTATTTCACCGGCCTGATTCCGGTGGATTTTGCCGGACTGGCCGTAAACTTGGAAGAAGCCCGGAAGCTGGCCGACGAGTTCGGCCTCTGGATAATTGAGGACGCCTGCCACGCGCCCGGCGGCTTTTTCGTCGACTCGGCGGGCCGGGAGCAGCGCTGCGGCAACGGCCACTTTGCCGACCTAGCCATCTTCAGCTTCCACCCCGTGAAGCACATTGCCACCGGCGAAGGCGGCATGATTACCACCAACTCGGAGGCGCTGTTTCACCACCTGCTGCGCCTGCGCACCCACGGCATTACCCGCGACCCGGCCGACCTCGTACGTGAGCCCGACGGCGGCTGGTACATGGAAATGCAGGAGCTGGGCTACAACTACCGCCTGCCCGATTTCAACTGCGCTCTGGGCCTGAGCCAGCTGGCCCGCGCCGACGAAGGCCTGGCCCGCCGCCGCCAGCTGGCCGCCCGCTACGATGCCGCCTTTGCCGCGTTGCCGGGTGTGACGGTGCTGGCCCCCGGCCGGCCCGGCCACGCCTACCACCTTTATGTCATTCAAGTAGCGCAGCGGCGGGAGCTGTATGACTTTTTAAAAACCAAGCAGATATTTGCGCAGGTGCATTACATCCCGGTGCACCGCATGCCGTACTACGAAGGCCTGGGCTGGCGCGCGGGCGACTTCCCGCTCGTGGAGAATTATTACGCGCACTGCCTAAGCATCCCCATGTTTCCGACGCTGACCGACGCGGAGCAAGACTACGTGGTGGCGTGCATTCGGGAGTTCGTCGAAGCACCCCATGCCCGCTGA